From one Synechocystis sp. PCC 6803 substr. PCC-P genomic stretch:
- a CDS encoding ExeM/NucH family extracellular endonuclease, translating to MSNLIITGIIDGPLPGGLPKAIELYVLADIADLSMYGIEAATNGNASTGPEFTLSGSATAGDYIYVASETSGFNSFFGFNPNFTDGVANINGDDTIILFENGSIVDVFGEIGIDGTGRPWEHLDGWAYRNNGALPSSTFNASEWTFSGVDALDDDAANVNATATPSWPIASFSAGGTNGLDLSTYVRIGRYDLPVPTRTVAPPAGSELALEVSAITYNPDTNTLFVLGDEGTAIVEIDKRGQLISSMTLTAGDFADPEGLTYVGNGQFVLVEERLRQANLFTYAAGGTLSRADVQAVTLGTTVGNIGLEGVSKDPVTGGFIFVKEVNPQGIFQTTIDFGAGTASNGSPTTQDSSNLFDPALLGMTDIADVFALANSSFVSGAIANNLLVLGQEDGRLVEVDRSGNILSELVINADADNPLSVTNQGFEGVTLDNDGLLYITSESGGGDGNHPQVWVYAPADYVFNNAAPVTVSVANGVNNLLENANTTSAIKLGNIIIGDDSLGTNTLSLSGADASNFEIVGNGLFLKAGTVLDFSTQSSYEVTIAVDDATLGNTPDAITTFTLDITNTAGISDLIISEVAPWSSGNSSVGADWFEVTNTGANAIDITGWKVDDDSASFANASALAGVTNIAPGQSVVFVDGDANTITAFIDLWFGGTAPAGLAIGTYGGPGLGTGGDAINLFDATGSLITGVTFGSSPSTSPFSTFDNALGNPSVANLSTVGSNGAFSVIDAGEGVILNGSPGAIAGSVSSNTTVGIAATGATGSENGPTPGEFTILRTGDTSTALDVTYSISGDAANGTDYAAIDPTTVTIPAGQSQVKISINPIDDVIIESTESIVITLTDTANYDVATSASSATVNIEDNDTPITVSRLQITEFMYSGADGEFIEFTNIDTSSVDMTGWSFSDSGRVAGSVDLSAFGVVQPGESVILTEADAETFRTAWNLPATAKIIGGLSQNLGRSDEINLYDATGNLVDRLTYGDQDFSGTIRTQNSSGWISADQLADQEIDADWVLSSVDDAQNSYASTGGDIGNPSIYITGVDPTIVKIHEIQGTGTASPLVNNVVTIEAIVVGDFQDGDGDISRNLRGFYVQEEDADVDGNVATSEGIFIFENGNFITDVNVGDKVQITGTVDEFFGETQIDTITNITVISSGNTLPTAANITLPTAGTTESQGGTPQPDLEAFEGMLVKFTDTLTITEMFNLDRFNEIKLSQGGRPQQFTQFNDANVAGYGAYREEIGARTITYDDGLSVQNAEISNLDGFGSSFSTASDIRMGDTINNLTGVLSYQWAGNASSGATWRVRSAVDGTNQFTKVNDRPVTPENVGGSLKVTGFNVLNYFKTIDLSGVSTAIGQDPRGADTTAEFDRQTDKLVTALLAIDADVLGLAELENDFLPGSSGNAIENLVNELNAVAGAGTYNWVNPGTQFLGTDAIAVGLIYKVSAVSLVGDAAILNTQAFLDPNNTGENRNRPTVAQTFRDLVTGETFTAVVNHFKSKGASGLTAGDAGNPDSDQNDGQGFWNDTRTKAAQELVTWLNTNPTGVNDSDYLLLGDYNAYAQEDPIKALESAGYVNLGAQFSGGTNTSYVFDGQTGTLDYAFASASLAAQVTGATEWGINADEADALDYNLDFGRDVNIFDGTVPYRSSDHDPIIVGLNLASPVEPIANEIGVMAENGFFFVLLPGGDEVQLKFNNQPFASGTFGNWQILEAETVNGINQVLWQNPNLGQIGVWNADSNWNWISSQTWPTNSFNTLEAEVTFQIDINNDDLLGDRLTTVENQGSTTLLEGILGNYYVQSGDDLTTPIKYLGEAFDNNLGNWQALAAETVQGVNQVLWQNLNTNQIGVWNSSADWNWISSSVFEAGSPQAIAQAGIFGVDLNAVI from the coding sequence GTGTCTAACTTAATTATTACCGGTATTATTGACGGACCACTGCCCGGTGGACTCCCGAAGGCGATCGAGTTATACGTCCTAGCTGACATTGCCGATCTCAGTATGTATGGCATTGAAGCCGCCACCAATGGCAATGCGAGCACCGGCCCAGAATTTACCCTCTCCGGCTCTGCAACGGCAGGGGATTACATTTACGTTGCCAGTGAGACATCAGGATTTAATAGCTTTTTTGGGTTTAATCCCAACTTTACCGATGGTGTAGCGAATATAAATGGGGACGATACAATAATTCTTTTTGAAAATGGTTCAATTGTTGATGTATTTGGCGAAATTGGTATAGACGGTACTGGCAGGCCCTGGGAACACCTTGACGGTTGGGCCTATCGCAACAATGGCGCCCTTCCGAGCAGCACTTTCAATGCGTCTGAGTGGACTTTTAGTGGAGTAGATGCCCTGGATGATGACGCGGCAAATGTGAATGCAACTGCTACACCATCTTGGCCGATCGCCAGTTTTAGTGCTGGTGGAACTAATGGACTAGACTTGTCTACCTATGTCCGCATTGGTCGCTATGACCTCCCTGTTCCCACCCGGACAGTGGCCCCCCCTGCTGGCAGTGAGCTAGCCCTGGAGGTTTCCGCCATTACCTACAATCCCGATACCAACACCCTTTTTGTGTTGGGGGATGAAGGAACGGCGATCGTTGAGATTGATAAGCGAGGTCAACTGATAAGCTCCATGACCTTGACGGCGGGGGACTTTGCTGACCCCGAAGGATTAACCTACGTGGGCAATGGTCAGTTTGTGCTGGTGGAAGAGCGGCTACGCCAAGCCAATCTATTTACCTATGCGGCGGGAGGAACCCTAAGCCGGGCCGATGTCCAGGCGGTCACCTTGGGCACCACGGTGGGCAACATTGGTTTAGAAGGAGTTTCCAAAGATCCCGTAACCGGTGGTTTTATTTTCGTCAAGGAAGTTAATCCCCAAGGCATTTTCCAAACCACCATTGATTTCGGTGCCGGTACAGCCAGCAATGGTTCTCCTACCACACAGGACTCCAGCAATTTATTTGATCCGGCTCTCCTCGGGATGACCGATATTGCCGATGTCTTTGCCCTGGCTAATTCCAGCTTTGTCAGTGGGGCGATCGCCAACAATTTGCTGGTGCTGGGTCAGGAAGATGGCAGGTTGGTGGAAGTTGATCGCTCCGGTAATATCCTGAGTGAATTGGTGATTAATGCCGATGCCGATAACCCCCTATCGGTCACAAACCAAGGTTTTGAGGGAGTAACCCTAGACAATGATGGCCTGCTCTACATCACCAGTGAAAGCGGCGGCGGCGATGGGAATCATCCCCAAGTGTGGGTTTATGCCCCTGCGGACTATGTCTTCAACAATGCGGCTCCGGTGACGGTCAGTGTGGCCAATGGAGTAAATAATTTATTGGAAAATGCTAATACCACCTCGGCGATTAAACTCGGCAATATTATTATTGGTGATGATTCCCTGGGAACCAATACGTTGAGTTTATCGGGAGCCGATGCTAGCAACTTTGAAATTGTCGGGAATGGGTTGTTCCTTAAGGCTGGTACTGTTCTAGATTTTTCCACCCAATCCAGTTATGAAGTGACGATCGCCGTGGATGATGCGACCCTGGGCAATACTCCCGATGCCATCACCACCTTCACCCTTGATATTACTAATACTGCCGGAATTTCCGACCTAATTATCTCTGAGGTTGCACCCTGGTCCAGTGGTAATAGCTCTGTGGGGGCAGACTGGTTTGAAGTCACCAATACTGGTGCCAATGCAATTGACATCACAGGCTGGAAGGTTGATGACGATTCCGCCAGCTTTGCCAATGCTTCCGCCCTTGCTGGTGTAACCAACATTGCCCCGGGTCAATCGGTGGTCTTTGTGGATGGTGATGCCAACACGATCACCGCCTTTATTGATCTTTGGTTTGGTGGGACAGCCCCCGCTGGCTTGGCGATCGGTACCTACGGTGGGCCCGGTTTGGGCACTGGTGGAGATGCGATTAATTTATTTGATGCCACGGGTTCACTAATCACAGGGGTAACCTTTGGCTCATCTCCATCCACCTCTCCCTTTAGCACATTCGATAATGCCCTCGGCAACCCCAGCGTCGCTAACCTAAGTACCGTGGGTAGCAATGGAGCCTTCAGTGTGATTGATGCCGGTGAAGGCGTTATTTTAAACGGTTCCCCGGGGGCGATCGCCGGCTCTGTCAGCTCAAATACAACGGTGGGAATTGCAGCCACAGGAGCTACAGGTTCCGAAAATGGCCCCACTCCGGGGGAGTTCACCATTCTCCGCACAGGTGATACCTCAACCGCCTTGGATGTGACCTATAGCATTAGCGGCGATGCGGCTAACGGTACGGACTACGCTGCCATTGATCCCACAACAGTAACGATTCCGGCGGGTCAGTCCCAAGTCAAGATCTCGATTAATCCCATTGATGACGTGATTATCGAATCCACAGAGTCCATCGTAATCACCCTAACGGACACAGCCAATTATGATGTGGCTACCAGTGCCTCCAGCGCTACGGTAAACATCGAGGACAATGACACTCCCATTACCGTCTCCAGGCTCCAAATTACTGAGTTTATGTACTCTGGCGCTGACGGCGAATTTATCGAGTTTACCAACATTGATACGTCGTCTGTGGATATGACAGGTTGGAGTTTTTCCGACAGTGGGCGAGTTGCAGGTTCAGTTGACCTGAGTGCTTTTGGGGTAGTGCAACCGGGTGAGTCGGTGATTTTAACGGAGGCAGACGCCGAGACATTCCGAACAGCTTGGAACTTGCCGGCAACAGCTAAAATTATTGGAGGACTTAGCCAAAATTTAGGTCGTAGTGATGAAATTAACCTGTACGATGCTACCGGTAACTTAGTAGATCGTCTCACCTACGGAGATCAAGATTTTTCTGGCACCATCCGTACTCAAAATTCCAGTGGCTGGATATCGGCTGACCAATTAGCAGATCAGGAAATTGATGCCGATTGGGTGCTGTCTTCAGTAGATGATGCCCAAAACTCCTACGCCTCAACGGGGGGTGATATCGGTAACCCCAGTATCTACATCACAGGTGTCGATCCCACTATAGTTAAAATCCATGAGATTCAAGGCACTGGTACTGCGAGTCCCTTAGTCAACAATGTTGTGACGATTGAGGCGATCGTGGTGGGAGACTTCCAAGACGGAGATGGGGATATCAGTCGCAATCTGCGGGGCTTCTACGTTCAGGAAGAAGATGCAGATGTTGATGGGAATGTTGCTACTTCAGAAGGGATTTTCATCTTTGAGAACGGCAACTTCATTACCGATGTTAACGTTGGCGACAAGGTTCAAATTACAGGAACCGTTGATGAATTCTTTGGTGAAACTCAGATTGATACGATCACCAACATCACGGTAATTAGTTCCGGCAACACCTTACCGACCGCTGCGAATATTACCCTGCCCACTGCCGGTACCACCGAGAGTCAGGGGGGAACGCCCCAGCCCGATCTGGAAGCTTTTGAAGGGATGTTGGTGAAATTCACTGATACCCTGACGATTACGGAAATGTTTAATCTCGATCGCTTTAATGAAATCAAACTCAGCCAAGGCGGTCGTCCCCAACAATTCACCCAGTTTAATGATGCTAATGTGGCAGGCTATGGGGCATACCGAGAGGAAATCGGTGCTCGCACCATTACCTACGATGATGGCCTGAGTGTGCAGAACGCAGAAATTAGCAATCTGGATGGTTTTGGTTCCAGCTTCAGCACCGCTAGTGATATTCGCATGGGCGACACAATCAATAACCTCACTGGCGTTCTCAGCTACCAGTGGGCAGGTAACGCTTCCAGTGGAGCTACTTGGCGGGTGCGCTCTGCTGTAGATGGGACAAATCAGTTTACTAAGGTGAACGATCGCCCTGTCACACCAGAAAATGTTGGCGGTTCCCTGAAGGTAACGGGCTTCAATGTCCTCAACTACTTCAAGACCATCGACCTGTCCGGTGTAAGCACGGCCATTGGTCAAGATCCCCGTGGGGCAGACACCACTGCGGAATTTGATCGCCAAACGGACAAACTGGTTACCGCCTTACTGGCGATCGATGCCGATGTGTTAGGCCTAGCGGAACTAGAAAATGATTTTCTCCCCGGCTCCAGTGGCAATGCTATTGAAAACTTGGTTAATGAGCTTAATGCGGTGGCCGGCGCAGGAACTTACAATTGGGTCAATCCCGGTACTCAGTTTCTTGGCACCGATGCGATCGCCGTTGGTCTGATTTACAAAGTTAGTGCGGTCAGTCTGGTCGGGGATGCTGCCATTTTAAATACCCAGGCTTTCCTTGACCCCAATAACACTGGCGAAAACCGCAACCGTCCAACGGTGGCCCAAACCTTCCGGGATTTAGTTACGGGTGAAACCTTCACCGCAGTGGTCAATCACTTTAAATCCAAAGGTGCTTCCGGTTTAACTGCTGGCGATGCCGGTAATCCCGATTCTGATCAAAATGATGGTCAGGGCTTCTGGAACGATACCCGCACCAAAGCTGCCCAGGAGTTAGTGACATGGCTCAATACCAATCCCACCGGGGTAAATGATTCGGATTATCTGCTTTTAGGTGACTATAATGCCTACGCCCAGGAAGATCCCATTAAAGCTCTGGAAAGCGCTGGTTATGTCAATCTCGGGGCCCAGTTCAGTGGCGGGACCAATACGTCCTATGTCTTTGATGGTCAAACCGGTACCCTGGACTATGCCTTTGCCAGTGCTAGCTTGGCAGCACAGGTAACTGGCGCAACAGAATGGGGGATCAACGCCGATGAAGCAGATGCCCTGGACTACAACCTCGACTTTGGGCGGGATGTCAATATTTTTGATGGTACGGTTCCCTATCGCTCCTCAGACCATGACCCCATAATTGTCGGCCTTAACCTTGCTTCCCCCGTTGAGCCGATCGCCAACGAAATTGGCGTAATGGCCGAAAATGGCTTCTTCTTTGTCCTACTTCCTGGGGGTGATGAAGTACAGCTTAAATTTAACAATCAACCCTTTGCCAGTGGCACCTTTGGCAATTGGCAAATTTTGGAAGCAGAAACGGTCAATGGCATCAATCAAGTGCTTTGGCAAAATCCCAACCTTGGTCAGATTGGTGTTTGGAATGCCGACTCCAACTGGAACTGGATTTCTTCGCAAACTTGGCCTACCAATTCCTTCAATACTCTGGAAGCAGAAGTTACCTTCCAGATTGACATCAACAACGATGACCTCCTTGGCGATCGCCTGACGACCGTGGAAAACCAAGGTTCTACAACTCTCCTGGAAGGCATCTTGGGTAATTACTACGTCCAATCTGGGGATGATTTAACCACACCAATCAAATACCTTGGGGAAGCCTTTGACAACAACCTCGGTAACTGGCAAGCCCTAGCGGCGGAAACTGTACAAGGGGTTAACCAAGTGCTGTGGCAAAACCTCAACACTAATCAAATTGGTGTTTGGAACTCTAGTGCTGACTGGAACTGGATTTCCTCCAGTGTGTTTGAAGCTGGTTCTCCCCAGGCGATCGCCCAGGCTGGCATTTTTGGTGTTGATCTGAATGCTGTAATTTAA
- a CDS encoding choice-of-anchor I family protein — protein MTINSGVSLISKIGGFASSNGAEIPAFDPGTKRLFVVAGDVIEILDLADPTNPVKIEDLALNFDGIPPGFSPVPNSVAVGKAGTPSAGIVAVSLAIRDDLNNQEAGQVQFFDATTGAFLGKVSVGFLPDMVTFSPDGTKILTANEGEPNESYTVDPVGSVSIVDITGGFTNLVAQNATFDGFNAQKAELQSAGVRFLGQIFDADGNVVRESTVAEDLEPEYIAFSGDGTKAWVTLQENNSVALIDIATTTVEAILPLGFKDHSLPGNGLDASDRDGGINIQNWPIFGMYMPDSIASFAVGDQTYYITANEGDARNRPSDDDLLPPPFDGEGDIFIEEARIKDLVLDPIAFPNAAELQADPAIGRLTVTTKLGDTDGDGDFDELYVYGSRSFSIWNSSGNLVYDSGEDFERIIAEAIPDFFNASNDNNDLDNRSDNKGPEPEGVTVGTIDGRTYAFVGLERIGGVMVYDVTTPQSPEFVQYINPRDFTVDPESNLTDSGPEGLIFINAADSPNGKPLLVVTNEVSNTTAVFEVNVPTPQPFRLQLFHAADQEAGVPALDDIPRFSAVLNALVQQDIDNDGTAGFANTLILSSGDAYIPGLFLSASEDVFGGVGRADILIQNELGFQAIAFGNHEFDLGTALIQDLIGGNGEDNFPGTNFPYLSSNLDFTTDGNLSGLVVPDHQAPQPNSIAATTVIDVNGEKIGIVGATTPTITTISSPGGVTVNPQPFNGVPTPEQLDALAAEIQADVDGLLAANPGLNKVVLLAHMQQIAIEQELAVRLKHVDIIVAGGSNTRLLDENDRLRAGDSAQGIYPIIKTDADGNPVAVVNTDGNYKYLGRLVIDFNENGIIIPESYDPNISGAYATDDQGVADLNAAGLIDPEIQAIVDQLREVIVAKESNVFGVSNVYLEGSRPAIRQQETNLGNLTADANLAIAKTIDSSVVISLKNGGGIRDDIGRILVPTGGTGEPERLPNEAVTDAEGNIVKPAGGISETDIANALSFNNGLSLITVTAAELLALVEHGVAASDGTNQQGRFPQVSGFAFSFDLNRAPGDRVLSLAIEDEAGNDLDVVVRNGELVGDPSRTFRMVTLGFLANGGDGYPFPSGESVDLVDLVLPADAPRTGLATFAPDGSEQDVLAEYLAANFNSLETAFNQADTSPEFDVRIQNLAFRVDTVIDSTGPVDPIANEIGVVAENGFFFVLLPGGDEVQLKFNNQPFASGTFGNWQILEAETVNGINQVLWQNPNLGQIGVWNADSNWNWISSQTWPTNSFNTLEAEVTFQIDINNDDLLGDRLTTVENQGNVSLLEGILGNYYVQSGDDLTTPIKYLGEAFDNNLGNWQALAAETVQGVNQVLWQNLDTNQIGVWNSSADWNWISSNVFEAGSPQAIAQAEIFGIPTTVLTTADSVLV, from the coding sequence ATGACCATTAACAGCGGCGTTAGTTTGATTAGCAAAATTGGCGGCTTTGCCAGTAGCAACGGGGCAGAAATTCCCGCCTTCGACCCCGGTACTAAGCGCCTATTTGTGGTCGCCGGTGACGTGATTGAAATTCTAGATTTAGCCGACCCCACTAACCCCGTCAAGATTGAAGATTTAGCCCTAAATTTCGATGGCATTCCCCCTGGTTTCAGTCCTGTGCCCAACAGTGTGGCAGTGGGTAAGGCCGGCACTCCCAGTGCGGGAATTGTGGCTGTATCTCTGGCAATTCGAGATGATTTGAATAACCAAGAAGCTGGTCAAGTGCAGTTTTTTGATGCAACCACAGGGGCTTTTTTGGGCAAAGTCTCAGTGGGCTTTCTGCCGGACATGGTTACCTTCAGCCCTGATGGAACCAAAATTTTGACTGCCAACGAAGGGGAACCTAACGAAAGCTACACAGTTGACCCCGTTGGTTCAGTAAGTATTGTTGATATTACCGGGGGATTTACTAATTTAGTTGCCCAGAATGCCACTTTTGACGGTTTTAATGCTCAAAAAGCCGAATTACAATCCGCCGGCGTCAGATTTTTGGGGCAAATTTTTGATGCTGACGGTAACGTTGTCCGAGAAAGTACCGTAGCGGAGGATTTAGAGCCCGAATATATTGCCTTCAGCGGTGATGGAACCAAAGCCTGGGTAACTTTACAGGAGAATAACTCTGTCGCTCTAATTGATATTGCCACCACCACCGTGGAAGCGATTTTGCCCCTCGGTTTTAAAGACCATAGCTTGCCCGGTAATGGATTGGATGCCAGTGATCGTGATGGTGGGATCAATATTCAAAACTGGCCCATATTCGGGATGTACATGCCCGATAGCATTGCTTCTTTCGCCGTTGGTGACCAGACCTATTACATCACTGCCAACGAAGGGGATGCCCGCAATCGTCCCTCTGATGATGACCTTTTACCCCCTCCCTTTGATGGCGAAGGAGATATTTTTATTGAAGAGGCCCGGATTAAAGATTTAGTTCTAGATCCCATCGCCTTTCCCAATGCCGCTGAGTTGCAGGCCGATCCCGCCATTGGCCGTCTGACGGTAACCACCAAGTTAGGGGACACCGATGGGGACGGGGATTTTGATGAACTTTATGTCTATGGTTCTCGTTCCTTTTCCATTTGGAACAGCAGCGGCAATTTGGTTTACGACAGTGGCGAAGATTTTGAGCGCATTATTGCCGAAGCCATCCCCGACTTTTTCAATGCCAGTAACGACAATAATGACCTAGACAATCGTAGTGATAATAAAGGCCCCGAACCGGAAGGGGTAACAGTGGGCACCATTGATGGCCGTACCTACGCCTTTGTGGGGCTAGAGCGCATTGGCGGTGTGATGGTTTATGACGTGACCACCCCCCAATCCCCTGAGTTTGTTCAATATATTAACCCCCGGGACTTTACTGTTGATCCTGAGTCCAATCTGACCGATTCCGGCCCAGAAGGATTGATTTTCATTAATGCCGCCGATAGTCCCAATGGCAAACCATTGCTGGTGGTGACTAATGAGGTTAGCAACACGACTGCTGTTTTTGAAGTTAACGTACCTACTCCCCAGCCCTTCCGGTTGCAGTTATTCCATGCTGCTGACCAAGAAGCCGGAGTTCCCGCATTGGATGATATTCCCCGTTTTTCCGCTGTACTCAATGCTCTTGTCCAGCAAGACATTGATAATGACGGTACTGCGGGCTTTGCCAACACCTTGATTCTCTCCTCCGGCGATGCCTACATTCCTGGTTTGTTCCTATCCGCTTCGGAAGATGTGTTTGGCGGTGTGGGTCGGGCCGATATTTTGATTCAAAACGAATTAGGATTCCAGGCGATCGCCTTTGGTAACCATGAATTCGATTTGGGGACGGCATTAATCCAGGATTTGATCGGTGGTAATGGTGAAGATAACTTCCCCGGTACTAACTTCCCTTACCTGAGCAGTAACCTTGATTTCACCACCGATGGCAATCTTTCTGGTTTAGTGGTGCCTGACCATCAAGCCCCTCAGCCCAACAGCATCGCCGCCACTACGGTAATTGATGTCAATGGCGAAAAAATTGGCATTGTCGGGGCCACTACCCCCACCATTACTACTATTTCTAGCCCCGGTGGCGTAACGGTTAATCCTCAACCCTTTAACGGTGTTCCAACCCCTGAACAGCTAGATGCTTTGGCGGCGGAAATTCAAGCGGACGTTGATGGGTTACTCGCTGCTAATCCCGGTCTGAATAAAGTGGTGCTTCTGGCCCACATGCAACAAATTGCCATTGAGCAGGAATTAGCTGTTCGGTTGAAGCATGTTGACATCATTGTAGCCGGTGGTTCCAACACCCGTCTGTTGGATGAAAACGATCGCCTCCGGGCTGGGGACAGTGCCCAAGGTATTTACCCTATTATCAAAACCGATGCCGACGGTAACCCTGTAGCAGTGGTCAACACCGATGGTAACTACAAATATCTTGGTCGCTTAGTCATTGACTTCAATGAAAACGGGATCATTATTCCTGAGAGCTATGATCCCAATATCAGTGGAGCCTACGCCACCGACGACCAAGGGGTAGCGGATCTCAATGCCGCTGGATTGATCGACCCAGAAATTCAAGCCATTGTCGACCAACTGCGGGAAGTCATTGTTGCCAAGGAAAGTAATGTCTTTGGCGTTAGTAATGTCTATCTTGAAGGTTCACGCCCGGCCATTCGCCAACAGGAAACCAACTTAGGCAACCTCACCGCCGATGCCAACCTGGCGATCGCCAAAACCATCGATTCCTCTGTGGTTATCTCCCTGAAAAATGGGGGCGGTATTCGGGATGATATCGGTCGGATTCTAGTCCCCACCGGCGGTACCGGAGAACCAGAGCGACTTCCCAACGAAGCTGTTACCGATGCAGAGGGCAATATTGTTAAACCCGCAGGCGGTATTTCTGAAACCGACATTGCCAATGCCCTTAGCTTTAACAATGGCTTGAGCTTGATCACCGTTACTGCGGCTGAATTATTAGCCCTGGTGGAACACGGGGTAGCGGCCAGTGATGGCACCAACCAACAGGGTCGTTTTCCCCAAGTCAGTGGCTTTGCCTTCAGTTTTGACCTCAACCGTGCCCCTGGCGATCGTGTTCTTTCCCTGGCGATCGAAGATGAGGCCGGCAATGACCTGGATGTTGTTGTGCGTAATGGTGAATTGGTCGGAGATCCTAGCCGCACCTTCCGCATGGTCACCCTGGGATTTTTGGCCAATGGTGGTGATGGCTATCCTTTCCCCAGTGGTGAATCTGTTGATTTGGTGGATTTGGTTCTGCCAGCGGATGCTCCCCGCACCGGCCTGGCCACCTTTGCCCCCGATGGTTCCGAGCAAGATGTCCTAGCGGAGTATTTAGCAGCCAACTTCAATAGCCTGGAGACTGCATTTAATCAGGCAGACACTTCCCCGGAATTTGATGTCCGAATCCAAAATCTAGCCTTCCGTGTGGATACTGTTATTGATTCCACTGGGCCCGTTGACCCAATCGCCAATGAGATTGGAGTAGTGGCCGAAAACGGCTTCTTCTTTGTCCTACTTCCTGGGGGCGATGAAGTACAGCTTAAATTTAACAATCAACCCTTTGCCAGTGGCACCTTTGGCAATTGGCAAATTTTGGAAGCAGAAACGGTCAACGGCATCAATCAAGTGCTTTGGCAAAATCCCAACCTTGGTCAGATTGGTGTTTGGAATGCCGACTCCAACTGGAACTGGATTTCTTCGCAAACTTGGCCTACCAATTCCTTCAATACTCTGGAAGCAGAGGTTACCTTCCAGATTGACATCAACAACGATGACCTCCTTGGCGATCGCCTGACGACCGTGGAAAACCAGGGCAACGTCAGTCTGCTGGAAGGCATCTTGGGTAATTACTACGTCCAATCTGGGGATGATTTAACCACACCAATCAAATACCTAGGGGAGGCTTTTGACAACAACCTCGGTAACTGGCAAGCCCTAGCGGCGGAAACTGTACAAGGGGTTAATCAAGTGCTGTGGCAAAATCTCGACACCAACCAAATCGGTGTTTGGAACTCTAGTGCTGATTGGAACTGGATTTCCTCCAATGTATTTGAAGCTGGTTCTCCCCAGGCGATCGCCCAAGCTGAAATTTTTGGTATCCCAACTACCGTCCTAACCACGGCTGACTCCGTTTTAGTCTAA
- the cysC gene encoding adenylyl-sulfate kinase, with amino-acid sequence MQQRGVTIWLTGLSGAGKTTITHALEKKLRDSGYRLEVLDGDVVRTNLTKGLGFSKEDRDTNIRRIGFVSHLLTRNGVIVLVSAISPYAAIRQEVKHTIGDFLEVFVNAPLAVCEERDVKGLYAKARSGEIKGFTGIDDPYEPPTNPDVECRTDLEELDESVGKIWQKLVDLKYIEG; translated from the coding sequence ATGCAACAACGTGGCGTAACAATTTGGTTAACGGGACTGAGTGGAGCGGGGAAAACCACTATTACCCACGCATTGGAAAAGAAATTACGGGACAGCGGTTACCGTCTGGAAGTGCTAGACGGTGATGTAGTGCGTACCAACTTGACCAAAGGACTCGGTTTTAGCAAGGAAGACCGGGACACCAATATTCGCCGTATTGGTTTTGTGTCCCATTTGCTCACCCGCAACGGTGTGATCGTCTTGGTTTCCGCCATTTCTCCCTACGCAGCCATCCGTCAGGAAGTGAAACACACCATTGGGGATTTTCTCGAAGTGTTTGTCAATGCGCCCTTGGCTGTTTGCGAGGAGCGGGATGTGAAGGGTTTATATGCCAAAGCCCGCAGTGGAGAAATTAAAGGTTTCACTGGCATTGATGACCCCTATGAGCCCCCCACCAATCCCGATGTGGAATGCCGCACCGACCTAGAGGAACTGGATGAAAGCGTGGGCAAAATCTGGCAGAAGCTAGTAGATCTAAAATATATCGAGGGCTAA
- a CDS encoding MotA/TolQ/ExbB proton channel family protein — protein MNPIELMQKGGVAMWPLLLLSILSVSTIIERLWFWGQVILKSSQTASRILDTAARDWDTAIRVAQDSRRFPIAKYLLAPLRLPHPDPEVFHLALESAADDQLALMRRGDKILEAIIALSPLLGLLGTVLGLIQSLSSIQISDLGTASTAGVTLGIGEALISTAAGLIIAIVSLAFYRVFQGLWFNQMRVFRKVGSELEVLYRQRWFEEEMAYDDGLTPSPEAESLPQ, from the coding sequence GTGAATCCCATTGAGTTGATGCAAAAGGGCGGCGTGGCCATGTGGCCCCTGCTTCTCCTATCGATTTTGTCCGTCAGCACCATCATCGAGAGGTTGTGGTTTTGGGGCCAAGTCATTCTCAAAAGCTCCCAAACGGCTTCCCGTATTTTAGACACGGCGGCCCGGGATTGGGATACGGCCATTCGAGTCGCCCAGGACAGTCGTCGTTTTCCCATTGCTAAATATCTGTTGGCTCCATTGCGTTTGCCCCACCCAGACCCAGAGGTTTTTCACCTGGCGTTGGAGTCGGCGGCGGACGATCAATTGGCTCTCATGCGGCGGGGAGACAAAATTCTGGAAGCCATTATTGCCCTGTCCCCCCTATTGGGACTGTTGGGTACCGTGTTGGGTTTGATCCAATCCCTTAGTTCCATCCAAATTAGCGATTTGGGTACAGCTTCCACCGCTGGAGTCACCCTTGGTATTGGGGAAGCACTGATTTCCACAGCGGCCGGTTTGATCATAGCCATTGTTAGTTTGGCCTTTTACCGTGTGTTTCAGGGGCTATGGTTCAACCAAATGCGAGTCTTCCGTAAAGTAGGCAGTGAACTAGAGGTGCTCTATCGCCAACGCTGGTTTGAAGAGGAAATGGCCTACGATGACGGCCTAACCCCCAGCCCGGAAGCGGAAAGTTTGCCCCAATAG